A single Brachybacterium sillae DNA region contains:
- a CDS encoding Re/Si-specific NAD(P)(+) transhydrogenase subunit alpha: MQIAIGREAAPEERRAAATPATVTALLTLGYDVLVESGAGERAAFPDSAYRDAGARITDDEREVWGSDIVLGVNEPTREQVSWMRQGAVLATFLHPAQYPQLVEALRAQGVTALAMDMVPRISRAQSLDALSSMANISGYRAVVEAASRFGRFFAGQVTAAGKVPPATVFVIGTGVAGLAAIGAANGLGAQVKATDVRPETAEQVRSMGAEFVAIRGAEQQVSSDGYAKEASADQAARAAELYAEQTALADIVITTASIPGRPSPRLLTAEMVAAMKPGSVIVDLAALGGGNCELTRPGETVTTDNGVTIIGWTDMPSRLPGQSSQLYGTNLVNLLKLLTPGKDGQLVLDLEDVVQRTMCVAHAGEVLFPPPPVQVAATPAPAGGAAGAAGSGSTAAPAAEAAPAKAPRPWQLTYAAVVACGLAFILLSLVTPAAFLGHFWVFALAVIVGYYVVWRVSHALHTPLMSVTNAVSGIIIVGAILQITSDNLLVKALAFLAMLIATINIVGGFAVTQRMLTMFRRG; encoded by the coding sequence ATGCAGATCGCGATCGGCCGTGAGGCCGCCCCCGAGGAGCGTCGCGCCGCTGCGACGCCCGCCACCGTGACGGCGCTGCTGACCCTGGGCTATGACGTCCTGGTGGAGTCCGGAGCCGGGGAACGCGCCGCCTTCCCGGATTCCGCCTACCGCGACGCCGGCGCACGCATCACCGACGATGAGCGCGAGGTCTGGGGCAGCGACATCGTCCTGGGTGTCAATGAACCCACCCGCGAGCAGGTCTCCTGGATGCGCCAGGGCGCCGTGCTCGCCACCTTCCTCCATCCCGCGCAGTATCCGCAGCTGGTGGAGGCGCTCCGGGCGCAGGGCGTCACCGCCCTCGCCATGGACATGGTGCCGCGCATCTCCCGCGCCCAGTCCCTGGACGCCCTCAGCTCTATGGCCAACATCTCCGGCTATCGCGCCGTGGTGGAGGCCGCCTCCCGCTTCGGCCGCTTCTTCGCCGGTCAGGTGACCGCCGCCGGCAAGGTGCCGCCCGCCACCGTGTTCGTCATCGGCACGGGTGTCGCCGGGTTGGCGGCGATCGGTGCCGCCAACGGGCTGGGCGCCCAGGTGAAGGCCACCGACGTGCGGCCCGAGACCGCCGAGCAGGTGCGCTCCATGGGCGCCGAGTTCGTGGCGATCCGCGGCGCCGAACAGCAGGTGTCCTCCGACGGCTACGCCAAGGAGGCCAGCGCCGACCAGGCCGCCCGCGCCGCGGAACTGTACGCCGAGCAGACCGCCCTGGCCGACATCGTCATCACCACCGCCTCGATCCCCGGCAGACCGTCCCCACGGTTGCTGACGGCCGAGATGGTCGCGGCGATGAAACCCGGCAGCGTGATCGTGGACCTCGCCGCCCTCGGTGGCGGCAACTGCGAGCTGACCCGCCCCGGGGAGACCGTCACCACCGACAACGGGGTGACGATCATCGGCTGGACCGACATGCCCTCGCGTTTGCCGGGGCAGTCCTCCCAGCTGTACGGCACGAACCTCGTGAACCTTCTGAAGCTGCTGACGCCCGGCAAGGACGGGCAGCTGGTGCTGGATCTCGAGGACGTCGTGCAGCGCACCATGTGTGTCGCCCACGCCGGGGAGGTGCTGTTCCCGCCGCCGCCGGTGCAGGTCGCCGCGACTCCTGCTCCCGCCGGGGGGGCTGCCGGGGCCGCCGGGTCGGGCTCGACCGCGGCGCCCGCGGCGGAGGCCGCCCCCGCGAAGGCCCCGCGACCGTGGCAGCTCACCTACGCCGCCGTGGTCGCCTGCGGGCTCGCGTTCATCCTGCTGTCGCTGGTCACCCCGGCCGCGTTCCTCGGGCACTTCTGGGTGTTCGCCCTCGCCGTGATCGTCGGGTACTACGTGGTGTGGCGCGTCAGCCACGCCCTGCACACCCCGCTCATGAGCGTCACCAACGCCGTGAGCGGCATCATCATCGTCGGCGCGATCCTCCAGATCACGAGCGACAACCTGCTGGTCAAAGCACTGGCCTTCCTGGCGATGCTGATCGCGACGATCAACATCGTCGGCGGCTTCGCCGTCACCCAGCGCATGCTCACCATGTTCAGGAGGGGCTGA
- a CDS encoding glycosyltransferase encodes MRIALVTETFVPSVDGVVTRLRHAVERFVDLGHEVMVVAPDLGVYEHHGARIVGVRPVTLPFYKHRRFTLPSPTVDGIIRGFHPDVVHAAQPILLASSGAYAAHRQGIPLVASYHTHLPRYMDLYRGWTWGKPAVWWQIKRNHALADLNLATSEAMKQELESHGIPRLHVLRRGVDTEAHHPRFASAQMRERLTQGQPQRKLLVFVGRLAKEKEIHRLRSMMDRRDDVALAIVGDGPYRRELVELFAGTHTLFPGFLEGEELASAFASADAFVFPSVTETLGLVILEGMASGLPVVAARSGPTLEQVTDGVNGLLFDHDDEASLDAALNRLGDPELRRSIRENARAEAEKYSWDNASDDLLRYYEMAIERHRRP; translated from the coding sequence GTGCGCATCGCCCTCGTCACCGAGACCTTCGTCCCCTCCGTCGACGGGGTGGTGACGCGCCTGCGGCACGCCGTCGAACGCTTCGTGGACCTCGGCCACGAGGTGATGGTGGTGGCGCCGGATCTCGGCGTGTACGAGCACCACGGGGCGCGGATCGTCGGCGTCCGCCCTGTCACGCTGCCGTTCTACAAGCACCGGCGCTTCACCCTGCCGAGCCCCACGGTCGACGGCATCATCCGCGGCTTCCACCCGGACGTGGTGCATGCCGCCCAGCCGATCCTGCTGGCCAGCTCGGGGGCCTACGCCGCGCACCGGCAGGGCATCCCGCTGGTCGCCAGCTACCACACCCACCTGCCGCGGTACATGGACCTGTACCGCGGATGGACCTGGGGCAAGCCCGCCGTGTGGTGGCAGATCAAGCGCAACCACGCCCTGGCCGATCTCAATCTCGCCACCTCCGAGGCCATGAAGCAGGAGCTCGAGTCCCACGGCATCCCACGTCTGCACGTGCTGCGGCGGGGCGTGGACACCGAGGCCCACCACCCGCGTTTCGCCTCCGCGCAGATGCGTGAGCGCCTCACCCAGGGGCAGCCGCAGCGGAAACTGCTGGTGTTCGTCGGGCGCCTGGCGAAGGAGAAGGAGATCCACCGTCTGCGCTCCATGATGGATCGACGGGACGACGTGGCGCTCGCGATCGTCGGCGACGGCCCGTACCGGCGGGAGCTCGTGGAGCTGTTCGCCGGCACCCACACCCTGTTCCCCGGCTTCCTGGAGGGGGAGGAGCTCGCCAGTGCCTTCGCCTCCGCCGACGCCTTCGTCTTCCCCTCCGTCACGGAGACCCTCGGCCTGGTGATCCTCGAGGGCATGGCCTCCGGCCTGCCGGTGGTCGCCGCCCGCTCCGGCCCCACCCTCGAGCAGGTGACCGACGGGGTGAACGGCCTGCTGTTCGACCACGACGACGAGGCCTCCCTCGATGCGGCGCTGAACCGCCTCGGCGATCCCGAGCTGCGCCGCAGCATCCGCGAGAACGCCCGCGCCGAGGCGGAGAAGTACTCCTGGGACAACGCCTCCGACGACCTGCTGCGCTACTACGAGATGGCGATCGAGAGGCATCGCCGCCCCTGA
- a CDS encoding uroporphyrinogen-III synthase, which translates to MTLRPRRALSLRPPRPAGPGNLLGEHLAAAGWELVERPVLRLESSDPVVLRPAVAALAAGRYALLVVPDARSLDAAVWEVPADTRVLALGHTAAETAWEHGLTAAQRVPRSPAALAAAAGAPTGRALLPRGATSGAALARALRAAGWEVDKVTAYGPVELTPDLPADVDAVIVTAPSQVRRLADLLTTGAAPEPLRTIPLVAIDTATAEAARRAGLSVAAVSEDGAETSLAAAVRTVGA; encoded by the coding sequence ATGACCCTGCGGCCCCGCCGGGCGTTGAGCCTGCGGCCACCCCGCCCCGCCGGCCCCGGGAATCTCCTCGGTGAGCATCTCGCCGCCGCCGGGTGGGAGCTGGTGGAGCGGCCCGTGCTGCGCCTGGAATCGTCCGACCCGGTGGTGCTGCGGCCCGCTGTGGCGGCGCTCGCCGCCGGCCGGTACGCGCTGCTGGTGGTGCCCGATGCCCGCAGCCTCGACGCCGCCGTGTGGGAGGTCCCCGCCGACACCCGGGTGCTGGCGCTCGGACACACCGCCGCGGAGACCGCCTGGGAGCACGGGCTCACCGCCGCCCAGCGGGTACCGCGGTCCCCCGCCGCGCTCGCCGCGGCCGCCGGGGCACCCACCGGTCGGGCCCTGTTGCCGCGCGGTGCCACTTCCGGTGCGGCCCTCGCCCGCGCCCTGCGGGCCGCCGGCTGGGAGGTCGACAAGGTCACCGCCTACGGGCCGGTGGAACTCACCCCCGATCTGCCCGCCGACGTCGACGCCGTGATCGTCACCGCCCCCTCGCAGGTTCGGCGCCTGGCGGATCTCCTGACCACCGGTGCCGCGCCGGAGCCGCTGCGCACCATCCCGCTGGTGGCGATCGACACCGCGACCGCCGAGGCCGCCCGGCGGGCCGGACTGTCCGTCGCGGCGGTCTCCGAGGACGGCGCGGAGACCTCCCTCGCGGCCGCCGTGCGTACGGTGGGGGCATGA
- the hemL gene encoding glutamate-1-semialdehyde 2,1-aminomutase, whose product MPQYATPTPGGLSEELFARARRVIPSGVNSPVRAFGSVGGTPPFLASARGALLQDVDGREYVDLVGSWGPMILGHAHDAVVEAVREAAGRGLSFGAPQAGEVNLAEAVIDRIRPVESLRLVNSGTEATMSALRLARAFTGRDVIVKFAGCYHGHADALLAEAGSGVATFGMPGSAGVTAAAAKDTVVLPYGDVDALRTLMATRGGEIAAIITEAAPANMGVVAPPTVLTEDGREIGFNQLLAETAHAAGALLISDEVLTGFRASREGHYGLDGSEEWAPDLLTFGKVIGGGLPVGAFGGRADVMALLAPAGPVYQAGTLSGNPLATAAGLATLAGLDDAAYVQLNRAADVLTGMVGEALTAAGVPHVIQRTGTLFSVFFRDRPVVTYEDAKDQDTAAFSRFFHSLLDAGVYLPPSAFEAWFLSTAHDDAVLDRIGEALPAAARAAAAQG is encoded by the coding sequence ATGCCGCAGTACGCCACCCCCACGCCCGGAGGCCTATCCGAGGAGCTGTTCGCCCGCGCCCGCCGCGTCATCCCCTCCGGGGTGAACTCGCCGGTGCGTGCCTTCGGATCCGTCGGCGGCACCCCGCCGTTCCTGGCCTCGGCCCGGGGTGCGCTGCTGCAGGACGTCGACGGCCGCGAGTACGTCGACCTGGTCGGCTCCTGGGGGCCGATGATCCTCGGGCACGCGCATGACGCCGTGGTGGAGGCGGTGCGGGAGGCCGCCGGCCGCGGCCTGTCCTTCGGGGCGCCACAGGCCGGGGAGGTGAACCTGGCCGAGGCCGTCATCGACCGTATCCGGCCGGTGGAGTCGCTGCGGCTGGTCAACTCCGGCACCGAGGCGACCATGAGCGCGCTGCGTCTGGCCCGGGCGTTCACCGGGCGCGATGTGATCGTGAAGTTTGCCGGTTGCTACCACGGCCACGCCGACGCCCTGCTGGCGGAGGCCGGCAGCGGCGTCGCGACCTTCGGCATGCCCGGCAGCGCGGGCGTGACCGCCGCCGCCGCGAAGGACACCGTGGTGCTGCCGTACGGCGACGTCGATGCCCTGCGCACCCTGATGGCGACCCGCGGCGGGGAGATCGCCGCGATCATCACCGAGGCGGCCCCCGCGAACATGGGGGTGGTGGCGCCGCCGACCGTCCTCACCGAGGACGGCCGCGAGATCGGCTTCAACCAGCTACTCGCCGAGACCGCGCATGCCGCCGGCGCCCTGCTGATCTCCGATGAGGTGCTCACGGGCTTCCGCGCCTCCCGGGAGGGCCACTACGGGCTCGACGGCAGCGAGGAGTGGGCCCCGGATCTGCTGACCTTCGGCAAGGTGATCGGCGGGGGTCTGCCGGTCGGCGCCTTCGGCGGCCGCGCCGACGTCATGGCCCTGCTGGCACCGGCCGGTCCCGTGTACCAGGCGGGCACGCTCTCGGGGAACCCGCTGGCGACCGCTGCGGGTCTGGCCACCCTCGCCGGGCTCGACGACGCCGCCTACGTGCAGCTGAACCGCGCGGCCGACGTCCTCACCGGCATGGTCGGCGAGGCGCTGACCGCCGCGGGAGTGCCCCACGTCATCCAGCGCACCGGCACCCTGTTCTCGGTGTTCTTCCGCGACCGGCCGGTGGTGACGTACGAGGACGCGAAGGATCAGGACACCGCCGCCTTCTCACGGTTCTTCCACAGCCTGCTCGACGCCGGGGTGTACCTGCCGCCGTCGGCCTTCGAGGCGTGGTTCCTCTCCACCGCCCACGACGACGCGGTGCTGGACCGGATCGGCGAAGCCCTGCCGGCGGCGGCCCGGGCCGCCGCCGCGCAGGGCTGA
- a CDS encoding amino acid oxidase produces the protein MPNATQPSRRALLRGVSWTAPTAAVAIATPALAASQVKAGAEYGLFVTTGMNGGTVGYNGTDNTGTIHPTSPTAYFSAVKAGNNPDSDINWNDASQCYTNSGLFRNGEGSFTPVTNSASGANGAYATSSGFWWSVPTTSAYTGTGYVAGSTATLQPGATFITEVEVIIPAGPNAMWTAQNIRIAGQLWNKALSSTRTTVNRTTATHLAFQTLAGSWSITAPTITTLADGSVRVTGTITYKTTATQTASKVIQSGTIYYGQTEIMPATIQVSPSYGWTSFSLTSYVQSATISYTGQPAGMASSTTLTNQLITTSTVYNKAC, from the coding sequence ATGCCGAACGCCACCCAGCCCAGCCGCCGCGCCCTTCTGCGCGGTGTGTCGTGGACCGCGCCGACCGCGGCCGTGGCGATCGCCACCCCCGCCCTGGCGGCCTCTCAGGTGAAGGCCGGGGCGGAGTACGGCCTGTTCGTCACCACCGGCATGAACGGTGGCACCGTGGGGTACAACGGCACCGACAACACCGGCACCATCCACCCCACCTCCCCCACCGCCTACTTCTCCGCCGTGAAGGCCGGGAACAACCCCGACAGCGACATCAACTGGAATGACGCCTCGCAGTGCTACACGAACTCGGGCCTCTTCCGGAATGGTGAGGGGTCGTTCACGCCGGTGACGAACTCGGCCTCCGGCGCGAACGGCGCCTATGCGACCTCCTCCGGCTTCTGGTGGTCCGTGCCGACCACGTCTGCGTACACGGGGACCGGCTATGTCGCGGGGTCGACCGCGACGCTGCAGCCCGGCGCCACGTTCATCACCGAGGTCGAGGTGATCATCCCGGCCGGCCCGAACGCCATGTGGACGGCGCAGAACATCCGCATCGCTGGGCAGTTGTGGAACAAGGCCCTCAGCAGCACCCGAACTACCGTCAATCGCACGACCGCTACACACCTGGCGTTTCAAACCCTTGCTGGCTCCTGGTCGATCACGGCCCCGACCATCACCACGCTGGCCGACGGCTCGGTGAGGGTCACCGGCACCATCACCTACAAGACAACGGCGACCCAGACCGCTTCAAAGGTTATCCAGAGCGGCACGATCTACTACGGGCAGACGGAGATCATGCCGGCCACCATCCAGGTGAGCCCGAGCTACGGCTGGACCTCCTTCTCGCTCACCAGCTACGTCCAGTCGGCGACCATCAGCTACACCGGTCAGCCCGCCGGGATGGCCTCCAGCACCACGCTGACCAATCAGCTCATCACGACCTCGACGGTGTACAACAAGGCCTGCTGA
- the hemB gene encoding porphobilinogen synthase — MQRPVIRPRRLRATAPLRSLVREHTVRAQDLVLPMFVREGARDPRPIASMPGVVQHTEDTLVAAAVEAVERGVGGLMLFGIPEEKDARGSGADDPQGVLNRALARLRRELGDDTVLMADLCLDEFTDHGHCGVLDDAGRVDNDATLERYGAMALAQAEAGAHLLGPSGMMDGQVAAVREVLDQAGHRDVGLFAYTVKYASSFYGPFREAVDSSLQGDRRTYQMDPGNLREALHELELDLAEGADLVMVKPGLPYLDVLRAVAEVSPVPVGAYQVSGEYAMIEAAAAQGWIERDRAVLESLLSFRRAGATTVLTYYASEVAGWLRDGLPEQLAEFS, encoded by the coding sequence ATGCAGCGTCCCGTCATCCGTCCCCGCCGTCTGCGCGCCACCGCGCCGCTGCGCAGCCTCGTACGGGAGCACACCGTCCGCGCGCAGGACCTGGTGCTGCCGATGTTCGTGCGGGAGGGGGCGAGGGATCCCCGCCCCATCGCCTCCATGCCCGGCGTGGTGCAGCACACCGAGGACACCCTGGTCGCGGCGGCCGTGGAGGCCGTGGAGCGCGGCGTCGGCGGGCTGATGCTGTTCGGCATCCCCGAGGAGAAGGACGCCCGTGGTTCCGGGGCCGACGACCCCCAGGGGGTGCTGAACCGGGCGCTCGCGCGGCTGCGCCGCGAGCTCGGGGACGACACGGTGCTGATGGCCGACCTGTGCCTGGACGAGTTCACCGACCACGGGCACTGCGGGGTGCTCGACGACGCCGGGCGCGTCGACAACGACGCCACCCTGGAGCGGTACGGCGCCATGGCCCTCGCCCAGGCGGAGGCCGGGGCGCACCTGCTGGGGCCGTCGGGGATGATGGACGGGCAGGTCGCGGCGGTGCGGGAGGTGCTCGACCAGGCGGGACACCGGGACGTCGGCCTGTTCGCGTACACCGTGAAGTACGCAAGCTCCTTCTACGGGCCGTTCCGGGAGGCCGTCGACTCCAGTCTGCAGGGCGACCGCCGCACCTACCAGATGGACCCGGGAAACCTGCGCGAGGCCCTGCACGAGCTGGAGCTGGACCTCGCCGAGGGCGCCGACCTGGTGATGGTCAAGCCCGGCCTGCCGTACCTCGATGTGCTGCGGGCAGTCGCGGAGGTCTCCCCGGTGCCCGTCGGCGCGTACCAGGTCTCCGGCGAGTACGCCATGATCGAGGCCGCCGCCGCCCAGGGCTGGATCGAGCGGGACCGTGCCGTGCTGGAATCCCTGCTGTCCTTCCGTCGCGCCGGGGCCACCACGGTGCTCACCTACTACGCGAGCGAGGTCGCGGGCTGGCTGCGCGACGGCCTGCCCGAGCAGCTCGCCGAGTTCTCCTGA
- the pntB gene encoding Re/Si-specific NAD(P)(+) transhydrogenase subunit beta has product MDPLMLAGALNASYLVAAVLFVLALAGLSTHETSKMGNAFGVTGMAIALVAALVQSFVYAPDRSAGNLTLSAALVVVAMLIGGAIGLWRALKVEMTGMPELVALLHSFVGAAAVLVGFGSFIESVPAQLATGPDRIHLVEVFLGVLIGAVTFTGSLVAFGKLNGRLPSKPLTLPGRNWLNLGALLVALLLGVVFTVVPVVWLQALCLVLITLIALALGIHLVAAIGGADMPVVVSMLNSYSGWAAAAAGFMLGIDVLIVTGALVGASGAILSYIMCKAMNRSFVSVILGGFGAESSSGSEQVDGQIHEATAVQVAQELAAARSVIIVPGYGMAVAQAQYPVAQLTERLRARGTEVRFGIHPVAGRLPGHMNVLLAEAKVPYDIVLEMDEINDDFADTDVVLVIGANDTVNPAATEPGSPIAGMPVLRVWEARRTVVFKRSMGAGYAGVQNPLFFHENTEMLFGDAKASVEALLSGLDEATGGAQAAPALATA; this is encoded by the coding sequence ATGGACCCGCTGATGCTCGCCGGGGCGCTCAACGCCTCGTACCTCGTCGCCGCCGTGCTGTTCGTGCTGGCGCTGGCGGGGCTGTCCACCCACGAGACCTCGAAGATGGGCAACGCCTTCGGGGTCACCGGCATGGCGATCGCCCTGGTCGCCGCGCTGGTCCAGTCCTTCGTCTACGCCCCCGACCGCTCCGCCGGGAACCTCACGCTGTCGGCCGCCCTGGTGGTGGTCGCCATGCTGATCGGAGGCGCCATCGGCCTGTGGCGGGCGCTGAAGGTCGAGATGACCGGGATGCCGGAGCTGGTGGCGCTGCTGCACTCCTTCGTCGGTGCGGCCGCGGTGCTCGTCGGCTTCGGTTCGTTCATCGAATCGGTGCCCGCGCAGCTCGCCACCGGTCCCGATCGCATCCACCTGGTCGAGGTGTTCCTCGGGGTGCTCATCGGTGCGGTCACCTTCACCGGTTCCCTCGTCGCCTTCGGCAAGCTCAACGGCAGGCTGCCCAGCAAGCCGCTGACTCTGCCCGGCCGCAACTGGCTGAACCTCGGGGCGCTGCTGGTGGCTCTGCTGCTCGGCGTGGTCTTCACCGTCGTCCCGGTGGTGTGGTTGCAGGCGCTGTGCCTGGTGCTGATCACCCTCATCGCGCTGGCGCTCGGCATCCACCTGGTGGCCGCGATCGGCGGCGCCGACATGCCCGTGGTCGTGTCGATGCTGAACTCGTACTCCGGGTGGGCGGCGGCCGCCGCCGGCTTCATGCTCGGCATCGACGTTCTGATCGTGACGGGCGCGCTGGTCGGCGCCTCCGGCGCGATCCTCTCCTACATCATGTGCAAGGCCATGAACCGGTCCTTCGTCTCCGTGATCCTCGGCGGTTTCGGGGCGGAGTCCTCCTCGGGCTCCGAGCAGGTGGACGGGCAGATCCACGAGGCGACGGCGGTGCAGGTGGCGCAGGAGCTCGCCGCGGCCCGCAGTGTCATCATCGTGCCCGGCTACGGCATGGCGGTGGCGCAGGCCCAGTACCCCGTCGCCCAGCTGACGGAGCGTCTGCGAGCCCGCGGCACCGAGGTGCGCTTCGGCATCCACCCGGTGGCGGGCCGCCTGCCCGGGCACATGAACGTGCTGCTGGCGGAGGCCAAGGTGCCGTACGACATCGTGCTGGAGATGGACGAGATCAACGACGACTTCGCCGACACCGACGTGGTCCTCGTGATCGGGGCGAACGACACCGTGAACCCCGCCGCCACCGAGCCCGGCTCGCCGATCGCGGGCATGCCGGTGCTGCGCGTGTGGGAGGCCCGCCGCACGGTGGTGTTCAAGCGCTCCATGGGTGCCGGATACGCCGGGGTGCAGAACCCGCTGTTCTTCCACGAGAACACCGAGATGCTGTTCGGCGACGCCAAGGCCTCCGTCGAGGCCCTGCTGTCCGGTCTCGACGAGGCCACCGGCGGCGCTCAGGCCGCCCCGGCTCTCGCGACCGCCTGA
- a CDS encoding uroporphyrinogen-III synthase → MNTTPTLPPVLLLRPADRPGRLAELLPFPVEHHPALELRLEHDTDLREAVADLRAGAFDHLVLTSPAAVQALQALDATVPAGTEVSAVGETTAQAARDAGWAVTRTAAGTGAALVEAMPAGPSRVLFPASSAAAPTVREGLTAAGHTVQQEIAYRPRSLPLGPEVVARLRTGGFAAVVLTSGMIARMVAQLAIHRSISVVSIGPVTTRAAQEAGLTVHAEAAAPGDEGLAAAILSAMEIEES, encoded by the coding sequence ATGAACACCACGCCCACCCTGCCGCCCGTGCTGCTGCTGCGGCCCGCCGACCGACCCGGCCGTCTGGCCGAACTGCTGCCGTTCCCGGTGGAGCACCACCCCGCCCTGGAGCTGCGCCTCGAACACGACACGGATCTGCGGGAGGCCGTCGCGGACCTGCGCGCCGGCGCCTTCGACCACCTGGTCCTCACCAGCCCCGCCGCCGTGCAGGCCCTGCAGGCGCTCGACGCGACGGTGCCGGCAGGCACCGAGGTCTCGGCGGTCGGGGAGACCACCGCGCAGGCCGCCCGGGATGCCGGCTGGGCGGTGACCCGCACCGCCGCCGGCACCGGTGCCGCCCTGGTGGAGGCCATGCCGGCGGGGCCCTCCCGGGTGCTGTTCCCCGCCAGCTCCGCCGCCGCGCCCACCGTCCGTGAGGGTCTGACCGCCGCCGGGCACACCGTGCAGCAGGAGATCGCGTACCGGCCCCGTAGCCTGCCGCTCGGCCCGGAGGTGGTGGCGCGCCTGCGCACCGGCGGGTTCGCAGCCGTGGTGCTGACCAGCGGCATGATCGCCCGGATGGTCGCCCAGCTGGCCATCCACCGCTCCATCAGCGTGGTGAGCATCGGGCCGGTCACCACCCGCGCCGCGCAGGAGGCCGGCCTCACCGTGCACGCCGAAGCCGCCGCCCCCGGCGATGAGGGCCTCGCCGCAGCGATCCTGTCGGCCATGGAGATCGAGGAGTCCTGA